ttgaaAGTATAGGTTCCAAAATATGGGTTATTAGAGGCATtgacaagaaagaaagaagaatggcGTTGAGGAGCATGATTCGTTCGGCCATGGCTTTACAACCCTTGCTAGTCTCACGCCCATTCACATTGCCTCTCGCCGCTTTCGTCCTCCGCAACCGCCTACCTCTTGCTCTCACCATGAATCGACGCCGTCTCACGACCATCAAGAACCTCCACCTCAACAACCTTCCGGTAATTTCAACATAAATTCATTATGCAGCTTTGTAATCGCATTGTCTCCTGATTGGGATTGTAACAGAGGTATCCAAGAGCGGTGGCGCCCACGCTGGTTATGATGAATGGCTCGCATTGGATCAGAAGGTCAACTCGTATCCAAGTGTTCGAGGGTTCACCGCAATTGGAATTGGAGGTGACGATTTTGTGCAAGCCATGGTCCTTGCCGTTCAATCTGTTATCCAACACCCAATTCCTCAGGTTTTGTttctattctctctctctctctctctcactcatcttctattttatattgCTGCTGAAACTACAACTTATAACAATACactaattaattgaaatagAAAACGTATATCAACTCTGTGTAGCTGTAATTATATGTTTCATGAGGACTGATTAGGAAATAGGGACTAACTGGTAATGCCCCTGCATGATGTAAGGCATTCTCATTGTGAAAACATCTTCAAGCTTGCCCAATGGATCTCTTATGTATCTAACTTCTTGTTGCCAGTTTCTTGACTTATGCCTAATGAATGGGAGTTAACCAAACATTCCCACTATGTAAAGTCCCTAATATAGTCTAGGCCTTGGTTGCAACTTGCAACACTTCTCTCGCTTGCACTCTCTATGATGCTGTGGAACTTCTTGATTATCTTGAATGCACTTGTAAGTTAGCTTAAAGTTCCTGGGCTTCGCTGGTTAACTCATGACTGGGATCTAGAAATGATTTTAGTTCTACAATCTTTGGATGAATGTGGTAAATGTTGAGATCTTCTGTCACAAGATAAACAAACTTTTAGGTGATACTTCAGTTTCCTTTCAATTGATACGATTACAACAGGGTAGCCAAAGTGATATGCTGTTGACAAATTATTTATTGCTGTAGCTTGGTTGCTGACCTCTGGTATTACAAGCTGTTCACATCAATGATATTTCCTGGTTGACACACGAGAATGTTTGCAATGAATGTATTATCACAATAATGAACACTAGGGATCATAAATGAGGACTTGCAAATAGACTGACTGCAAGTTCGGTACCAACCGAGATTAGTCACATAAGAATATATGCCAAGCTTTAATAGATTTAACTTTAGTTATTAAATCTTGCAAGAGGGTGAGTTTTAGCACAACAGTAGGGTTGCCTTGTGATTTGGAGGCTTACAGACTCAGATTTTGGAAAAAAAGTTTCTTTACTTTCAGGGATAAGGCTGTATTCGTTAGTCATTACCCTCCTCAAACCCTACCAAGTGAGAGCCTTGTTCCCTAAGAAACCCTGCTTCAATTGAGTTTTGCTAcatgaaaattgtgaaaagttGGATGAtttaactcttctcaatatatTTTACCTTTACTTTTTGTCCAGCATTTGAGGAGGACTTCACAAATGCCATATGTTTGATCTGCATAACATTTGACATCATGTTTCAGGGATGTGTGAAGCAGAAGTCATCGTCGGGGGGCAAATATGTATCTGTAAATATTG
The genomic region above belongs to Arachis duranensis cultivar V14167 chromosome 3, aradu.V14167.gnm2.J7QH, whole genome shotgun sequence and contains:
- the LOC107482099 gene encoding uncharacterized protein LOC107482099, translating into MESNFESPLFHRVGSQPLHHTMCLLRCTIIHHPGCRSMIVNGRKKNGVEEHDSFGHGFTTLASLTPIHIASRRFRPPQPPTSCSHHESTPSHDHQEPPPQQPSEVSKSGGAHAGYDEWLALDQKVNSYPSVRGFTAIGIGGDDFVQAMVLAVQSVIQHPIPQGCVKQKSSSGGKYVSVNIGPIEVVSSEQVQAVYNAMRRDDRMKYFF